The following are encoded in a window of Castanea sativa cultivar Marrone di Chiusa Pesio chromosome 5, ASM4071231v1 genomic DNA:
- the LOC142635626 gene encoding uncharacterized protein LOC142635626: MAQKMEERFSTFEIEHAPRGENRFVDALAALGLQIIFEGHSAKIEVSKRRESIIEVLKEKFQEEQCEKDWRNIIKEVLIKESEPAELKALKDYTLVRGELYRKMLGGILSRCVGKKEAQRKLKEMHDKTCRSCEEISVYCRLQRAGFYWPNMGKDADQVQVQCGT, translated from the coding sequence ATGGCCCAGAAGATGGAGGAAAGGTTTTCAACCTTTGAAATAGAACACGCGCCGAGAGGCGAGAATCGGTTCGTGGATGCGTTGGCTGCGTTAGGTTTGCAAATAATATTTGAAGGACATAGTGCCAAGATAGAAGTCAGCAAGAGGAGAGAATCAATCATAGAAGTTTTGAAGGAAAAGTTCCAGGAGGAACAGTGCGAAAAGGATTGGCGAAATATCATAAAGGAGGTCTTGATCAAAGAAAGTGAGCCTGCGGAGTTGAAAGCACTAAAAGACTATACTCTGGTACGAGGAGAACTGTATCGCAAGATGCTAGGGGGGATCCTATCAAGGTGCGTGGGGAAAAAGGAGGCCCAAAGAAAGCTGAAGGAGATGCACGACAAAACCTGCAGATCTTGCGAGGAGATCAGCGTTTACTGTAGGCTCCAAAGGGCAGGCTTTTACTGGCCGAATATGGGGAAAGATGCGGACCAAGTCCAAGTTCAATGTGGGACCTGA